In Felis catus isolate Fca126 chromosome E1, F.catus_Fca126_mat1.0, whole genome shotgun sequence, the following proteins share a genomic window:
- the SLC46A1 gene encoding proton-coupled folate transporter: MEGRASPPDEARGRPAAAVVCRGPVEPLIFLANFALVLQGPLTTQYLWHRFSADLGYNGTRDRGSCSNHSADPIMKEVETLTSHWTLYMNLGGFLVGLFSFTLLGAWSDCVGRRPLLVLASLGLLLQALVSIFVVQLQLHVGYFVLGRILCALFGDFSGLLAAGFASVADVSSSRSRTMRMALLESCIGVAGMLASLLGGHWLRAQGYANPFWLALALLIAMTLYAAFCFGETVKEPTPARLFTLRHHRSIVRLYVTAAPEKSRRHLALYSLAIFMVVTVHFGAQDILTLYELSKPLCWDSKLIGYGSAAQHLPYLTSLLGLRLLQHCLADAWVAEIGLAFNILGMVVFAFATITPLMFTGYGLLFLSLVTTPIIRAKLSKLVGESEQGALFSAVACVNGLAMLMASGIFNSLYPATLNFMKGFPFLLGAGLLFIPAILIGVLEKANPRPEFQQFPQSP, from the exons ATGGAGGGGCGCGCGAGCCCCCCGGACGAGGCCCGCGGCCGCCCCGCGGCGGCCGTGGTGTGCCGCGGCCCCGTGGAGCCGCTTATATTCCTCGCCAACTTCGCTTTGGTCCTGCAGGGCCCGCTCACCACGCAGTACTTGTGGCACCGCTTCAGTGCCGACCTCGGCTACAATGGCACCCGCGACAGGGGCAGCTGCAGCAACCACAGCGCGGACCCCATCATGAAG GAAGTGGAGACCCTTACCTCCCACTGGACCCTCTACATGAACCTGGGCGGCTTCCTTGTGGGGCTCTTCTCATTCACCCTGCTGGGTGCCTGGAGTGACTGTGTGGGCCGCCGTCCACTGCTGGTGCTGGCCTCACTGGGCCTGTTGCTGCAGGCCCTGGTGTCCATCTTTGTCGTGCAGCTGCAACTCCACGTTGGCTACTTCGTGCTGGGCCGCATCCTTTGCGCTCTCTTTGGGGACTTCAGTGGCCTCCTGGCTGCTGGCTTTGCCTCCGTGGCAGATGTCAGCTCCAGCCGCAGCCGCACCATGCGAATGGCCCTGCTGGAATCGTGCATCGGGGTGGCGGGGATGTTGGCGAGCCTTCTCGGGGGCCACTGGCTCCGGGCCCAGGGTTACGCCAACCCCTTCTGGCTGGCCTTGGCCTTGTTGATAGCCATGACTCTCTATGCAGCATTCTGCTTTGGTGAGACGGTGAAGGAGCCAACGCCTGCCCGGCTCTTCACGCTCCGTCACCACCGATCCATTGTCCGGCTCTACGTGACTGCCGCCCCAGAGAAGTCCAGGAGGCATTTAGCCCTGTATTCCTTGGCCATCTTCATGGTGGTCACTGTGCACTTTGGGGCCCAGGACATCCTGACCCTCTATGAACTGAGCAAACCCCTCTGCTGGGACTCCAAGCTGATCGGCTACGGTTCTGCAGCTCAGCACCTCCCGTACCTCACCAGCCTGCTGGGCCTGCGGCTTCTGCAGCACTGCCTGGCTGACGCCTGGGTGGCCGAGATTGGCCTGGCCTTCAACATTCTGGGGATGGTGGTCTTTGCGTTTGCTACCATCACACCCCTCATGTTCACAG GGTACGGGCTCCTGTTCCTGTCATTGGTTACCACACCCATCATCCGGGCCAAGCTCTCCAAGCTGGTGGGCGAGTCAGAGCAGG GTGCTCTCTTTTCTGCTGTGGCCTGCGTCAATGGCTTGGCCATGCTGATGGCTTCTGGCATTTTCAACTCGCTCTACCCGGCCACCCTGAACTTTATGAAGGGGTTCCCCTTCCTCCTGGGAGCTGGTCTCCTCTTCATCCCGGCCATTCTGATTGG GGTGCTGGAAAAGGCTAATCCTCGTCCTGAATTCCAGCAGTTTCCTCAGAGCCCCTGA